A region of Desulfobacterales bacterium DNA encodes the following proteins:
- a CDS encoding NAD-dependent deacylase, with translation MAEDIIQEVAKKIINAKNITALTGAGISAESGMPPFRGKGGIWEKFDPMEYAHIDAFMHNPAKVWNVLLKEMKVNIDNAKPNYGHYGLAALEKMGKLKTVITQNVDGLHQLAGNTDVIELHGNFVWYSCLYCDFRCEIKNIDLNKIPPKCKCGGILRPECVFFGEAVPMEGLLRANFTASKCDIMFVIGTSAVVYPAATIPIIAKESGAKIIEINPEKTPLTHNISHYFIKGKAGEVMNKIMTELQSQSIFE, from the coding sequence ATGGCTGAAGATATAATACAAGAAGTCGCAAAAAAAATAATTAATGCTAAAAATATAACTGCTCTAACTGGAGCTGGAATATCAGCTGAAAGCGGAATGCCTCCTTTTAGGGGCAAAGGCGGTATATGGGAGAAATTTGATCCTATGGAATATGCCCATATAGATGCTTTTATGCACAATCCTGCAAAAGTTTGGAATGTTTTACTGAAGGAAATGAAGGTAAATATTGATAATGCTAAACCAAATTATGGGCATTATGGTTTGGCTGCCCTTGAAAAGATGGGCAAACTTAAAACTGTTATAACTCAGAATGTAGATGGGCTACATCAATTAGCGGGCAATACTGACGTTATAGAACTTCATGGGAATTTTGTGTGGTATAGTTGTCTATATTGTGATTTTCGATGTGAAATAAAAAATATCGATTTAAATAAAATTCCTCCAAAATGTAAATGCGGCGGTATTCTAAGGCCTGAATGTGTATTCTTTGGCGAAGCTGTTCCAATGGAAGGTCTTTTAAGGGCTAATTTTACTGCTTCAAAATGTGACATAATGTTCGTAATTGGAACATCTGCTGTAGTTTATCCAGCCGCTACAATTCCTATAATAGCAAAAGAATCAGGTGCAAAAATTATAGAAATCAACCCTGAAAAAACTCCTTTAACTCATAACATCAGTCATTATTTTATCAAAGGTAAAGCTGGTGAAGTTATGAATAAAATTATGACTGAATTGCAGTCTCAATCAATTTTCGAATAA
- a CDS encoding 50S ribosomal protein L11 methyltransferase, protein MSKNPYKYLYIYYLQGNIKNSDIAFSKNFIGNWQEDKYSFLFYSVPALEEVNNIILLNPSLVLLDTYEMTYEEWQGFHLKPIKIGNFVVVPQWESNKSDLEGIPIIFDPGVVFGTGTHPTTRDCLKAIELIFENNIVRSATDIGTGTGILSIAAAKLGCKHIISLDINFLAAKTTLNNIHLNHLEDNILIIQGSAEDFIGLNTELLIANIHFDVMKKLMKSNKFRSYKFLVLSGLLRSEAKEIKERLLSYPFKMIESWESEGIWHTFYLKNKSY, encoded by the coding sequence ATGAGCAAAAATCCTTATAAATATCTTTATATTTATTATTTGCAAGGTAATATAAAAAATAGTGACATAGCATTTTCCAAAAATTTTATTGGTAATTGGCAGGAAGATAAATATTCTTTTCTTTTTTATTCTGTTCCTGCCCTTGAAGAAGTTAATAATATAATATTGCTTAATCCAAGTTTAGTGCTGCTTGATACTTATGAGATGACCTATGAAGAGTGGCAAGGATTTCACCTTAAACCAATAAAAATAGGAAATTTTGTAGTAGTTCCCCAGTGGGAATCAAACAAGTCTGATTTAGAAGGGATTCCTATAATCTTTGACCCAGGAGTGGTATTTGGTACAGGAACACACCCAACAACAAGGGATTGTCTTAAAGCTATAGAATTAATTTTTGAAAACAATATAGTTAGGAGTGCAACTGATATTGGTACTGGAACTGGAATACTTAGCATAGCTGCTGCTAAACTTGGATGCAAACATATAATTTCACTTGACATTAATTTTTTAGCAGCTAAAACAACATTAAATAATATTCATTTGAATCACCTTGAAGACAATATCCTAATCATTCAAGGCAGTGCTGAAGATTTTATAGGCTTAAATACAGAACTTTTAATTGCAAATATTCACTTTGATGTAATGAAAAAGCTTATGAAGTCAAACAAATTCCGTAGCTATAAATTTTTAGTATTATCTGGACTCCTAAGGAGCGAGGCTAAAGAAATTAAAGAAAGGCTTTTGTCATATCCTTTTAAAATGATTGAGTCATGGGAGAGCGAAGGTATCTGGCATACGTTTTATCTTAAAAACAAATCATATTGA
- a CDS encoding AAA family ATPase: MSFSIALAGKGGTGKTTVAGMIIKYLLKNSKMPILAVDADPNSNLNEVLGVKYADTLGNAREEMKKGIVPQGMTKNIFMSMKLEESIVEAEGFDLIVMGQPEGTGCYCAANTLLSAFLEKLSDNYAYIVMDNEAGMEHISRLTTKNVDVLLIVTDASKRGLQAGIRIHELSKNLNIGVENTYLIINQAKESPSADVMQEINQAKIELAGIIPEDRDIYEYDFKGQPTIEINDDNPAIKAAFEIFSKIIK, from the coding sequence ATGTCTTTTTCAATAGCACTCGCTGGTAAAGGTGGAACTGGTAAAACTACAGTAGCAGGAATGATTATAAAATATCTATTAAAAAATAGTAAAATGCCTATCCTTGCTGTTGATGCTGATCCTAATTCTAATTTAAACGAGGTTTTAGGGGTTAAATATGCAGATACTTTAGGAAATGCAAGGGAAGAAATGAAAAAAGGTATTGTTCCTCAAGGTATGACTAAAAATATTTTTATGTCAATGAAACTTGAAGAATCCATAGTTGAGGCGGAAGGTTTTGATCTTATTGTTATGGGACAACCCGAAGGTACTGGATGTTATTGTGCAGCAAATACTTTACTATCTGCTTTTTTAGAAAAACTGTCTGATAACTATGCTTATATTGTTATGGACAACGAAGCAGGGATGGAGCATATAAGCCGTTTAACTACTAAAAATGTAGATGTTTTGCTTATAGTAACCGATGCTTCTAAAAGAGGTCTTCAGGCAGGAATAAGAATTCATGAACTTTCTAAAAATTTAAATATAGGTGTTGAAAATACATATCTTATAATAAATCAAGCGAAAGAATCACCATCTGCAGACGTCATGCAAGAAATAAATCAAGCCAAAATAGAATTAGCTGGAATTATTCCTGAAGATAGGGATATATATGAATATGATTTCAAAGGCCAGCCTACTATAGAAATTAATGATGATAATCCAGCTATAAAAGCAGCATTTGAAATATTTTCGAAAATTATTAAATAA
- a CDS encoding AI-2E family transporter: MVFHQLSQVYNWSFRSVIWGTLVFICVAICFWLFYRFNQVFFVLFIAIVIGTVIRPSVNWLHKRGFPRIAAVILIYLLILILFISFVILLFPLIVEQGTTITSAVPGYYKSLREWMVKYPNQLVVKLSDFLPATLPSIKFVQQSGEQIMASAEQVLDYLVSTANIIFISTAMLILAFHWTLDGPVIIQSLLQLVPKDHRESISELITAMETKVGFYITGLGILSLSIGIMALLAYLLIGLPNALVLAVIAGIMEVVPMIGPLIGAIPAAAIALSIAPSKLVWVIVASIFIQAIENNLLAPSVMRKAVGVNPFVSLLALFAFNSLFGIPGALMAIPIAAIIQLLLDHFVFYPEAIEPDISGRDYYSRLRYEAQNLSQDLRKQARFKKMGSDTTVKQIDKVMDEIEGITTDIDALLAKKCASGVL, from the coding sequence ATGGTATTCCATCAACTTTCGCAAGTCTATAACTGGTCATTCCGTAGCGTAATATGGGGAACTCTTGTCTTCATTTGTGTCGCAATTTGCTTCTGGCTTTTTTATCGTTTTAATCAAGTTTTTTTCGTTTTATTTATTGCTATTGTGATAGGCACGGTGATCAGGCCGTCTGTAAATTGGCTGCATAAGCGAGGATTTCCCCGTATAGCTGCGGTTATTTTAATTTACTTACTTATTCTCATCCTGTTCATCAGCTTCGTAATATTATTATTTCCGTTGATTGTTGAGCAAGGTACAACAATTACTTCAGCAGTGCCTGGTTATTACAAAAGCTTGCGTGAATGGATGGTTAAGTATCCAAATCAATTAGTTGTAAAACTAAGTGATTTCCTCCCAGCTACATTGCCAAGCATAAAGTTTGTCCAGCAATCAGGAGAGCAGATAATGGCTTCCGCTGAGCAAGTATTGGATTACTTGGTATCTACAGCTAATATCATCTTTATATCAACAGCTATGCTGATATTGGCATTTCACTGGACTCTCGATGGTCCGGTAATAATACAGTCATTATTACAGCTGGTTCCAAAGGACCATCGTGAGAGCATCAGTGAATTGATTACAGCTATGGAAACAAAGGTTGGTTTTTATATTACTGGACTTGGTATTCTTAGCCTATCAATCGGCATAATGGCTCTGCTTGCCTATCTGCTAATCGGGTTACCCAATGCCTTGGTGCTGGCGGTGATAGCGGGAATTATGGAAGTCGTCCCGATGATTGGACCGCTAATTGGAGCGATTCCTGCGGCGGCAATTGCTTTATCCATAGCGCCTTCCAAGTTGGTATGGGTTATTGTAGCATCGATTTTTATTCAGGCGATAGAAAACAATTTGTTGGCGCCGAGCGTCATGCGTAAGGCAGTAGGAGTTAATCCTTTCGTCTCCCTGCTGGCACTTTTTGCCTTTAACTCTTTGTTTGGTATTCCAGGAGCGTTAATGGCAATTCCCATAGCGGCTATTATTCAGCTATTACTCGATCACTTCGTCTTTTATCCGGAAGCAATTGAACCGGATATTTCTGGCCGCGATTATTATAGCCGGTTGCGCTATGAAGCGCAAAACCTATCTCAAGATTTGCGTAAACAAGCGCGGTTCAAAAAAATGGGTTCTGACACTACGGTTAAACAGATTGATAAAGTGATGGATGAAATTGAAGGCATTACAACAGACATTGATGCTCTGCTGGCAAAGAAATGTGCTTCAGGTGTCCTATGA
- a CDS encoding alpha/beta hydrolase has protein sequence MKDIEIKDTEISKKRPSKTLLFLEVRALLELAAYFIAMPLLQMAPKGNGEPVMVIPGFTAGDWATLPMRKYLTNRGYSAHGWGLGINLGYSEELDQKLSLRLIELYKRYGKKINLIGWSLGGTYARELARWSPDLVRCVMTIGSPFAMTPKATNVWQLYEYLSGEKIDEMDKELFRRMQSPPPVPTTSIFSSGDGVVPPECSLECSAAHTENIHVYGSHCGLPHNPFVLWVIADRLAQHETEWKPFDWTKLRSILFPMQVHPKRLLTA, from the coding sequence ATGAAAGATATTGAAATTAAAGATACTGAAATTTCGAAAAAACGTCCTTCAAAGACATTATTATTCCTTGAGGTAAGAGCTTTACTTGAATTAGCGGCGTATTTTATTGCAATGCCTTTACTTCAAATGGCTCCAAAAGGAAATGGTGAACCTGTAATGGTAATTCCTGGATTTACTGCTGGCGACTGGGCAACTCTACCTATGAGAAAGTATCTAACAAATAGGGGGTATTCAGCTCATGGATGGGGGTTAGGAATAAATCTTGGTTATTCTGAAGAGCTTGACCAAAAATTAAGTTTAAGGCTTATTGAGTTATATAAAAGGTATGGGAAAAAAATTAATCTTATTGGTTGGAGTCTTGGTGGTACTTACGCTCGTGAATTGGCTAGATGGAGCCCTGACCTTGTAAGATGTGTTATGACCATAGGAAGTCCTTTTGCTATGACTCCTAAAGCTACTAATGTATGGCAGTTATATGAATATTTATCTGGTGAAAAAATAGATGAAATGGATAAAGAACTTTTTAGACGTATGCAATCCCCTCCGCCTGTTCCTACTACATCAATATTCTCTTCAGGTGATGGAGTTGTTCCTCCAGAATGCAGTTTAGAATGTTCCGCAGCTCATACTGAAAATATTCACGTTTATGGCAGTCATTGTGGTCTTCCACATAACCCTTTTGTTCTTTGGGTAATAGCTGATAGATTAGCTCAACATGAAACTGAATGGAAGCCTTTTGATTGGACAAAGTTAAGATCAATACTTTTTCCAATGCAAGTACATCCAAAACGGCTTCTTACTGCATAA
- a CDS encoding response regulator, with protein MKILIVDDDASNRTLLAAIIENINDSENYEIEFAEGGHEAIKKTNIPPYPDVVLLDIMMPDIDGYEVCKTIKSNELTKHIPIIFITARNQYEDEIKAFKLGAAEYITKPFVKGVVVNRIKNQLELKKYRDNLEKVISEKNMSLININKNLQNEIRELESKLLYAQKLESLGIIARGIAHDFNNLLFPISGHAEIILDEVPNNELVKQSVKEILKVIDRTKEIVQQILKYGKKSYGKLVSFNIVQSISQTLKLIPIPLNIKIKLNMPQQIIMIKGNPIQIQQVLINLFTNAIYAMRKNGGILEVTLINEYSSNLRQIVDSSDDEPKGEYIKLSISDTGEGIDKSILDKIFEPYFTTKPEGEGSGIGLSVVQKIIKESKGYINVQSEVNIGTTFNIYLPIA; from the coding sequence ATGAAGATTTTAATTGTTGATGATGATGCCTCTAACCGAACACTGCTTGCAGCAATAATTGAAAATATAAATGATTCTGAAAATTATGAAATTGAATTTGCTGAAGGTGGTCATGAAGCTATTAAGAAAACAAATATACCTCCTTATCCAGATGTTGTTCTACTTGATATAATGATGCCTGATATAGATGGATATGAAGTATGTAAAACTATAAAATCAAATGAATTGACGAAGCATATACCTATTATATTTATAACAGCAAGGAATCAATATGAAGATGAAATAAAGGCTTTCAAACTTGGAGCTGCAGAATACATTACTAAACCCTTTGTAAAAGGGGTTGTTGTAAACAGAATCAAAAATCAGCTTGAATTAAAAAAATATAGAGATAACCTTGAAAAAGTTATCTCTGAAAAAAATATGTCCTTAATAAATATAAATAAAAATCTTCAAAATGAAATTCGAGAGCTTGAGTCAAAACTTTTGTATGCTCAAAAGCTTGAATCTTTAGGTATTATTGCTCGGGGAATAGCTCATGATTTTAATAATCTTTTATTTCCTATTTCTGGACACGCTGAAATTATTTTAGATGAAGTGCCAAACAACGAATTGGTAAAGCAAAGTGTTAAAGAAATATTGAAGGTAATAGACCGAACAAAAGAAATTGTCCAGCAAATACTAAAGTATGGTAAGAAATCCTATGGAAAGCTTGTGTCATTTAATATTGTTCAATCTATAAGCCAAACATTGAAATTGATACCAATACCCCTGAATATAAAAATCAAATTAAACATGCCCCAGCAAATCATCATGATCAAAGGAAATCCTATCCAAATTCAGCAAGTATTAATAAATTTATTTACTAACGCTATTTATGCTATGCGCAAAAACGGAGGAATTCTTGAGGTTACTTTAATTAATGAATATTCAAGCAATTTAAGACAGATAGTTGATTCCTCTGATGATGAACCGAAGGGTGAGTATATTAAACTTAGCATATCTGATACAGGTGAAGGAATAGATAAATCCATATTAGATAAGATATTTGAGCCTTATTTCACTACAAAACCTGAAGGCGAGGGCAGTGGTATAGGCTTATCTGTTGTTCAAAAAATAATTAAAGAAAGCAAAGGATATATAAACGTTCAGAGTGAAGTTAATATAGGAACAACTTTTAATATTTATCTTCCAATAGCCTAA
- a CDS encoding STAS domain-containing protein has translation MQSNKKDDTLFLIPETDLVASTIEKTRNFFWDELKKNSDAHHNIILDVQGIEVVDSLGVNLIIGLYRQINSEHKNFSIINGGKKFMKIASFFRFPTLFTVKAEEE, from the coding sequence ATGCAATCCAATAAAAAAGACGATACATTATTTTTAATTCCGGAAACAGATCTTGTTGCAAGTACTATAGAAAAAACGCGGAATTTTTTTTGGGATGAGCTAAAGAAAAATTCAGATGCACATCATAATATTATCCTTGATGTTCAAGGTATTGAAGTTGTGGACTCCCTTGGTGTAAATCTAATTATTGGATTGTATCGCCAAATAAATTCTGAGCATAAAAATTTTTCTATAATCAATGGTGGCAAAAAATTTATGAAAATAGCATCTTTTTTTAGATTTCCGACGCTTTTTACTGTAAAGGCTGAGGAGGAGTAA
- a CDS encoding AI-2E family transporter: MTKQLVKFSIAIMTTLLAMVVLWDFRIVVIYVLISLILSAVLRPLVNHLVGRYFMVCISWILLYIAVIVSFGFLLFQTGETAMNEIQQMSKTVSVRDEWILPKWLQGSLFQQSLVDRLPQPSKLFNAVTGDKGQFVLPTILSFTQGIGGIVSGSLVILFLSIYWSINQIHFERLWLSLLPSNLRKQARGIWKTVELDIGAYMRVQVILSILSGLLLGSGYWLFGSQCPAFLALVGAMACLIPMIGIALSIIPVLLMGLLTSVQLSLFTALYTLFVMVVLGLWVKPRLLNLKWDNSILTVILLIAMADEYGMVGIIIAPPLSVICQILWWNLVVSRAVSESETNISDIKERQLRLLDTIKTMDEPHLALVISSMERLNILIEKAEPILQTVLPANVLTEEHSEKYSKE; the protein is encoded by the coding sequence ATGACGAAGCAATTGGTAAAATTTAGTATAGCGATTATGACAACATTGCTTGCGATGGTTGTTCTGTGGGATTTCCGTATTGTCGTCATTTATGTATTGATTTCGCTAATACTTTCAGCGGTGTTGCGCCCATTGGTTAACCATTTGGTTGGGCGATATTTCATGGTGTGTATATCTTGGATTCTACTGTACATAGCAGTAATTGTTAGTTTTGGATTCTTACTCTTCCAAACCGGAGAGACTGCGATGAATGAGATTCAACAGATGTCTAAAACTGTGTCAGTACGTGATGAATGGATACTACCGAAATGGCTGCAGGGTAGTTTATTCCAACAGTCGTTAGTAGATCGGCTTCCACAGCCGAGTAAACTTTTTAACGCAGTTACCGGTGACAAAGGACAGTTCGTATTACCGACAATACTTAGCTTTACGCAAGGCATTGGCGGCATCGTAAGCGGATCACTCGTCATTCTATTCCTGAGTATCTATTGGAGCATCAATCAAATTCATTTTGAACGACTATGGCTTTCGCTGCTTCCATCAAATCTTCGCAAACAGGCGCGCGGTATTTGGAAAACAGTCGAACTGGACATCGGTGCGTATATGCGTGTTCAAGTAATACTAAGTATTCTTTCCGGACTGTTATTAGGCTCAGGTTACTGGCTGTTCGGCTCCCAATGCCCAGCGTTTTTGGCTTTGGTAGGCGCTATGGCATGTCTGATTCCAATGATTGGGATAGCCTTGTCAATTATTCCAGTACTTTTGATGGGACTATTAACCAGTGTTCAACTTAGCTTATTTACAGCGCTTTATACTCTATTCGTTATGGTTGTGTTGGGATTATGGGTCAAGCCGCGACTTTTAAACCTTAAATGGGATAACTCCATTTTGACCGTAATTCTGCTCATTGCTATGGCAGACGAATATGGAATGGTCGGTATCATCATAGCGCCTCCTTTATCAGTTATATGCCAAATCCTTTGGTGGAATTTGGTTGTTTCCAGAGCTGTTTCAGAATCTGAGACAAATATATCAGACATTAAAGAGCGGCAATTACGACTGTTGGACACAATAAAAACAATGGATGAACCTCATTTAGCATTAGTGATAAGCAGCATGGAGCGACTTAACATTCTGATTGAGAAAGCTGAACCAATTTTGCAAACCGTTTTGCCAGCTAACGTCCTGACTGAAGAACATTCAGAAAAATATTCAAAAGAATAA
- a CDS encoding response regulator, with protein sequence MESNNSFKILIVDDNPYNRQLISAFIEAEGFNVIEASNGKDAIEKVNKDNFKIIFMDLLMPKMDGFEATSKLRKMGYKGAIIAVSALNLSQDRQRSFDSGCDEFLPKPILRQDLKLILNKYSKITDSHQQKIEATKQISKKYDSNKLLLVEEDEIIREYYKNFFLSLGFNVIEIEKGSSAWEKIKGKNADFDIVVTNVFTSDIDGLGLLTIIKREYPNILVFIYTESFDQDIFQMAVQQGVDGIIPHTKLEISFVEMLDSAIFQAQNKGLKTQFAASAKQIRKVQSQLIDFGCENKKCLCDIAHSSIYDAGGDIVRCKLFNLEGRCGIILADVAGHDVMSSYMSAIFLGILMSLWDSNSDPKNLLKAINTELIKLGYNNSHICLTSVLWDKIRGRLKIASAGNPECILISFKDNGTYTLEAVTGGGMCLGLLENDELFSYDEIEFNQNQALIVFSDGFESEDLLNLLLSGAIKVSQDKIEGLPQNIMDEFVKKYGQKDDMIIFAISGKKIGNENKLNYSFNSDFSEVDKACEWLSSQLTSSIIPDGKDVDFILFAVREALLNSVEHGNKHNKDSYVDISVYPDKEKLVINISDEGKGFDLGKNIEYSKTQDGFQIGKRGLALIDSVADKISLYGGTLTLTFLSKK encoded by the coding sequence ATGGAATCAAACAACTCATTCAAAATTCTTATTGTTGATGATAATCCATACAATAGGCAATTAATATCCGCATTTATCGAAGCAGAAGGATTTAATGTTATAGAAGCATCTAATGGCAAAGATGCAATTGAAAAAGTTAATAAAGATAATTTTAAAATTATCTTTATGGACCTTCTTATGCCTAAAATGGATGGGTTTGAAGCAACAAGTAAATTAAGAAAGATGGGATATAAAGGAGCAATAATAGCTGTATCAGCATTAAATCTTTCCCAAGACAGGCAACGTAGTTTTGATTCAGGATGTGATGAATTTCTTCCTAAACCAATACTCCGCCAAGACTTAAAGCTCATTTTAAATAAATATTCCAAAATAACTGATTCCCACCAACAAAAAATTGAAGCTACAAAACAAATATCAAAAAAATATGATTCAAATAAACTTCTCTTAGTTGAAGAAGACGAGATAATTAGAGAATACTATAAAAATTTTTTTTTAAGCTTAGGTTTTAATGTAATTGAAATAGAAAAAGGCTCAAGTGCATGGGAAAAAATAAAAGGAAAAAATGCTGATTTTGATATAGTTGTAACTAACGTTTTTACGTCAGATATAGATGGATTAGGCCTTCTTACTATTATAAAAAGAGAATACCCTAATATACTTGTATTCATATATACTGAATCGTTTGATCAAGATATATTCCAAATGGCTGTTCAACAAGGGGTTGACGGTATAATACCCCATACTAAACTCGAAATTTCTTTTGTCGAAATGCTTGATTCAGCTATTTTTCAGGCTCAAAATAAAGGTTTAAAAACTCAATTCGCCGCATCGGCAAAACAAATTAGAAAAGTTCAATCACAATTAATAGATTTCGGCTGTGAAAATAAAAAGTGTTTATGTGATATCGCTCATTCATCAATTTATGACGCTGGTGGAGATATTGTCAGGTGTAAGCTTTTTAATCTTGAAGGAAGATGTGGCATAATTCTTGCTGATGTAGCTGGACATGATGTAATGAGCTCTTATATGAGTGCAATTTTTTTAGGAATCCTTATGTCATTATGGGATTCAAATTCAGATCCAAAAAATTTACTTAAGGCTATAAATACTGAGCTTATAAAATTAGGTTACAATAATTCCCATATCTGTCTCACGAGTGTTCTATGGGACAAGATACGAGGCAGATTAAAAATAGCATCTGCTGGAAATCCTGAATGTATTTTGATTTCTTTTAAAGATAATGGAACTTATACTTTAGAAGCAGTTACAGGAGGGGGTATGTGTCTTGGATTATTAGAAAATGACGAACTTTTTTCTTATGATGAAATCGAATTTAATCAAAATCAAGCTCTTATAGTATTTTCGGATGGTTTTGAAAGTGAAGACTTGTTAAATTTACTTTTGTCTGGTGCTATTAAGGTTAGCCAAGACAAAATAGAAGGATTGCCACAAAACATAATGGATGAATTTGTAAAAAAATATGGGCAAAAAGATGATATGATAATATTTGCAATAAGTGGGAAAAAGATAGGCAATGAAAACAAACTTAATTATAGTTTTAACTCTGATTTTTCCGAAGTTGATAAAGCATGCGAATGGCTATCAAGTCAGTTAACTTCAAGCATTATCCCCGACGGTAAAGATGTTGATTTTATTCTTTTTGCTGTTAGAGAAGCATTGTTAAATTCTGTAGAGCATGGTAATAAGCATAATAAAGATTCTTATGTTGATATTTCAGTATATCCTGATAAAGAAAAATTAGTTATAAATATTTCTGATGAAGGTAAAGGCTTTGATCTTGGAAAAAATATTGAATACTCTAAGACTCAAGACGGATTCCAAATTGGAAAAAGAGGTCTTGCTTTAATTGATTCGGTTGCTGATAAAATAAGTCTCTATGGAGGAACTTTGACTCTTACATTTTTATCAAAAAAATAA
- a CDS encoding MBL fold metallo-hydrolase: MYIKCWGSRGSIPVSGEEYVKYGGDTACIEIRTKTDEIIIVDAGTGIRRLGNQIMKEKRKKINFIFTHAHWDHLMGLPFFKPLYIDNTEIIVYRCPFPNNYAEKMITKIMTPPNFPVRYSDLRAKFVYEKGCPEMFNIGSVSVIPIRLSHPNAGCGYKFIEDGKTFVFLTDNELGFIHPGGLSFDDYVEFSKGADLLIHDAEYTPNEYIRQTEWGHSDFIKTLDLAIKSGVKQLGLFHLNQDRTDNDMDAMVEICKHIIEEERLNLKCFGVAYNAVFEL; this comes from the coding sequence ATGTATATAAAATGCTGGGGGTCAAGGGGTTCAATACCTGTATCTGGTGAAGAATATGTAAAATATGGTGGAGATACGGCTTGTATTGAAATTAGAACAAAAACAGATGAAATTATTATAGTTGATGCAGGAACAGGCATAAGAAGGCTCGGTAACCAGATAATGAAAGAAAAAAGGAAAAAAATTAACTTTATTTTTACGCATGCCCATTGGGATCATCTTATGGGTCTTCCTTTTTTTAAGCCTCTTTATATCGATAATACTGAAATTATAGTTTATAGATGCCCTTTTCCAAATAATTATGCAGAAAAAATGATAACTAAAATAATGACTCCTCCTAATTTCCCAGTGAGATATTCAGATTTAAGAGCAAAGTTTGTTTATGAAAAAGGCTGCCCTGAAATGTTTAATATTGGTTCTGTATCTGTAATCCCAATAAGGCTTAGTCATCCGAATGCAGGATGTGGTTATAAATTTATTGAAGATGGAAAAACCTTTGTTTTTTTAACGGATAATGAGCTTGGATTTATTCATCCAGGAGGATTGTCTTTTGATGATTATGTTGAATTTTCAAAAGGTGCTGACCTTTTAATTCATGATGCCGAATATACCCCCAATGAATATATAAGACAGACAGAATGGGGGCATTCTGATTTTATAAAGACTCTTGATCTTGCCATAAAATCGGGCGTAAAACAATTAGGGCTTTTCCATTTAAATCAAGATAGAACAGATAACGATATGGATGCTATGGTTGAAATTTGTAAGCATATTATTGAGGAAGAACGCTTAAATTTGAAGTGTTTTGGAGTAGCTTATAACGCGGTGTTTGAGCTTTAA